The following are encoded in a window of Osmia bicornis bicornis chromosome 15, iOsmBic2.1, whole genome shotgun sequence genomic DNA:
- the LOC114877376 gene encoding steroid hormone receptor ERR1 isoform X8 has protein sequence MHTYTHAALVLRNSTCIKCRRSWNLALLSILLDTSIIVKVCMMSGAGIENMIGNNRTMANIKQEVENPTTPTQNYQVCSPTTTLQHQEVICGKMEVPPDYGGGGGSPGSPEMHHCSSTTQPLGTPEEGVKEEDMIPRRLCLVCGDVASGFHYGVASCEACKAFFKRTIQASNFTGNIEYTCPANGECEINKRRRKACQACRFQKCLRQGMLKEGVRLDRVRGGRQKYRRSTDPYTPVKTAPLEGWAKQIPGFSGLALNDQMRLLQSTWAEILTFSLAWRSMPNNGRLRFAQDFTLDERLARECHCTELYTHCIQIVERLQRLGLTREEYYMLKALILANSDARSDEPQTLYRFRDTILNSLSDCVAAIRPGQALRATQNMFLVLPSLRQVDGIVRRFWSSVYRTGKVPMNKLFVEMLEAAYYR, from the exons GTGTGTATGATGTCCGGTGCCGGCATAGAAAATATGATCGGGAACAATAGAACTATGGCAAATATCAAGCAAGAAGTCGAGAATCCTACGACACCTACGCAAAACTATCAAGTTTGTTCACCGACCACCACTCTTCAACATCAAgag GTGATCTGCGGTAAAATGGAGGTGCCACCCGATTACGGCGGGGGTGGAGGTAGTCCCGGTAGCCCGGAAATGCATCACTGTTCGTCCACTACGCAGCCCTTAGGAACACCCGAG GAAGGTGTTAAAGAAGAGGACATGATACCAAGAAGGCTGTGCCTTGTTTGCGGGGACGTTGCGAGTGGGTTTCATTATGGGGTTGCGTCTTGCGAAGCGTGTAAGGCTTTCTTTAAAAGAACCATACAAG CGAGTAATTTCACAGGTAACATCGAGTACACGTGTCCGGCAAACGGTGAGTGCGAGATAAACAAGCGCAGAAGGAAAGCGTGTCAAGCTTGTAGGTTCCAAAAGTGCCTTCGACAAGGCATGTTGAAAGAGGGAGTCCGATTGGATCGTGTACGAGGAGGTAGACAAAAGTACAGAAGATCCACCGATCCTTACACACCGGTGAAGACAGCACCGTTGGAAG GTTGGGCAAAGCAGATCCCTGGATTCAGCGGTTTAGCGTTGAACGATCAGATGCGACTTTTGCAAAGCACGTGGGCCGAGATCTTGACGTTTAGTTTAGCGTGGAGAAGTATGCCTAATAATGGTAGATTAAGGTTTGCCCAAGACTTCACCCTGGACGAGAGACTCGCACGCGAATGTCATTGTACGGAGCTATACACGCAC TGTATTCAAATCGTTGAGAGGCTACAACGGTTAGGTTTGACCAGGGAAGAATATTACATGTTGAAAGCGTTGATACTGGCGAACAGTGATGCAAGATCGGACGAGCCGCAAACGCTTTATCGCTTTCGCGATACTATCTTGAACTCCCTTTCGGATTGCGTGGCAGCAATAAGACCCGGACAAGCGTTACGCGCCACACAAAACATGTTCCTAGTGTTGCCAAGTCTCAGGCAGGTCGATGGAATTGTTAGGAGATTTTGGTCGAGTGTCTATCGAACGGGTAAAGTACCGATGAACAAGTTATTTGTAGAAATGCTGGAAGCCGCTTATTATCGATGA
- the LOC114877376 gene encoding steroid hormone receptor ERR2 isoform X7, with translation MEAWMYDVVCMMSGAGIENMIGNNRTMANIKQEVENPTTPTQNYQVCSPTTTLQHQEVICGKMEVPPDYGGGGGSPGSPEMHHCSSTTQPLGTPEEGVKEEDMIPRRLCLVCGDVASGFHYGVASCEACKAFFKRTIQGNIEYTCPANGECEINKRRRKACQACRFQKCLRQGMLKEGVRLDRVRGGRQKYRRSTDPYTPVKTAPLEDNKMLEALAACEPDMLQVSNLSQTLDTDQRVLGQLSDLYDRELVGIIGWAKQIPGFSGLALNDQMRLLQSTWAEILTFSLAWRSMPNNGRLRFAQDFTLDERLARECHCTELYTHCIQIVERLQRLGLTREEYYMLKALILANSDARSDEPQTLYRFRDTILNSLSDCVAAIRPGQALRATQNMFLVLPSLRQVDGIVRRFWSSVYRTGKVPMNKLFVEMLEAAYYR, from the exons GTGTGTATGATGTCCGGTGCCGGCATAGAAAATATGATCGGGAACAATAGAACTATGGCAAATATCAAGCAAGAAGTCGAGAATCCTACGACACCTACGCAAAACTATCAAGTTTGTTCACCGACCACCACTCTTCAACATCAAgag GTGATCTGCGGTAAAATGGAGGTGCCACCCGATTACGGCGGGGGTGGAGGTAGTCCCGGTAGCCCGGAAATGCATCACTGTTCGTCCACTACGCAGCCCTTAGGAACACCCGAG GAAGGTGTTAAAGAAGAGGACATGATACCAAGAAGGCTGTGCCTTGTTTGCGGGGACGTTGCGAGTGGGTTTCATTATGGGGTTGCGTCTTGCGAAGCGTGTAAGGCTTTCTTTAAAAGAACCATACAAG GTAACATCGAGTACACGTGTCCGGCAAACGGTGAGTGCGAGATAAACAAGCGCAGAAGGAAAGCGTGTCAAGCTTGTAGGTTCCAAAAGTGCCTTCGACAAGGCATGTTGAAAGAGGGAGTCCGATTGGATCGTGTACGAGGAGGTAGACAAAAGTACAGAAGATCCACCGATCCTTACACACCGGTGAAGACAGCACCGTTGGAAG ATAATAAAATGCTGGAGGCACTGGCTGCCTGTGAGCCCGATATGCTGCAAGTGTCCAATCTCTCTCAGACTCTTGATACGGATCAGAGAGTGCTCGGACAATTGTCCGATTTGTACGATCGGGAATTAGTTGGAATAATCG GTTGGGCAAAGCAGATCCCTGGATTCAGCGGTTTAGCGTTGAACGATCAGATGCGACTTTTGCAAAGCACGTGGGCCGAGATCTTGACGTTTAGTTTAGCGTGGAGAAGTATGCCTAATAATGGTAGATTAAGGTTTGCCCAAGACTTCACCCTGGACGAGAGACTCGCACGCGAATGTCATTGTACGGAGCTATACACGCAC TGTATTCAAATCGTTGAGAGGCTACAACGGTTAGGTTTGACCAGGGAAGAATATTACATGTTGAAAGCGTTGATACTGGCGAACAGTGATGCAAGATCGGACGAGCCGCAAACGCTTTATCGCTTTCGCGATACTATCTTGAACTCCCTTTCGGATTGCGTGGCAGCAATAAGACCCGGACAAGCGTTACGCGCCACACAAAACATGTTCCTAGTGTTGCCAAGTCTCAGGCAGGTCGATGGAATTGTTAGGAGATTTTGGTCGAGTGTCTATCGAACGGGTAAAGTACCGATGAACAAGTTATTTGTAGAAATGCTGGAAGCCGCTTATTATCGATGA
- the LOC114877376 gene encoding steroid hormone receptor ERR2 isoform X5, translating to MEAWMYDVVCMMSGAGIENMIGNNRTMANIKQEVENPTTPTQNYQVCSPTTTLQHQEVICGKMEVPPDYGGGGGSPGSPEMHHCSSTTQPLGTPEEGVKEEDMIPRRLCLVCGDVASGFHYGVASCEACKAFFKRTIQASNFTGNIEYTCPANGECEINKRRRKACQACRFQKCLRQGMLKEGVRLDRVRGGRQKYRRSTDPYTPVKTAPLEANVGTGASNEIINNKMLEALAACEPDMLQVSNLSQTLDTDQRVLGQLSDLYDRELVGIIGWAKQIPGFSGLALNDQMRLLQSTWAEILTFSLAWRSMPNNGRLRFAQDFTLDERLARECHCTELYTHCIQIVERLQRLGLTREEYYMLKALILANSDARSDEPQTLYRFRDTILNSLSDCVAAIRPGQALRATQNMFLVLPSLRQVDGIVRRFWSSVYRTGKVPMNKLFVEMLEAAYYR from the exons GTGTGTATGATGTCCGGTGCCGGCATAGAAAATATGATCGGGAACAATAGAACTATGGCAAATATCAAGCAAGAAGTCGAGAATCCTACGACACCTACGCAAAACTATCAAGTTTGTTCACCGACCACCACTCTTCAACATCAAgag GTGATCTGCGGTAAAATGGAGGTGCCACCCGATTACGGCGGGGGTGGAGGTAGTCCCGGTAGCCCGGAAATGCATCACTGTTCGTCCACTACGCAGCCCTTAGGAACACCCGAG GAAGGTGTTAAAGAAGAGGACATGATACCAAGAAGGCTGTGCCTTGTTTGCGGGGACGTTGCGAGTGGGTTTCATTATGGGGTTGCGTCTTGCGAAGCGTGTAAGGCTTTCTTTAAAAGAACCATACAAG CGAGTAATTTCACAGGTAACATCGAGTACACGTGTCCGGCAAACGGTGAGTGCGAGATAAACAAGCGCAGAAGGAAAGCGTGTCAAGCTTGTAGGTTCCAAAAGTGCCTTCGACAAGGCATGTTGAAAGAGGGAGTCCGATTGGATCGTGTACGAGGAGGTAGACAAAAGTACAGAAGATCCACCGATCCTTACACACCGGTGAAGACAGCACCGTTGGAAG CAAACGTAGGAACAGGAGCTTCTAACGAAATAATAA ATAATAAAATGCTGGAGGCACTGGCTGCCTGTGAGCCCGATATGCTGCAAGTGTCCAATCTCTCTCAGACTCTTGATACGGATCAGAGAGTGCTCGGACAATTGTCCGATTTGTACGATCGGGAATTAGTTGGAATAATCG GTTGGGCAAAGCAGATCCCTGGATTCAGCGGTTTAGCGTTGAACGATCAGATGCGACTTTTGCAAAGCACGTGGGCCGAGATCTTGACGTTTAGTTTAGCGTGGAGAAGTATGCCTAATAATGGTAGATTAAGGTTTGCCCAAGACTTCACCCTGGACGAGAGACTCGCACGCGAATGTCATTGTACGGAGCTATACACGCAC TGTATTCAAATCGTTGAGAGGCTACAACGGTTAGGTTTGACCAGGGAAGAATATTACATGTTGAAAGCGTTGATACTGGCGAACAGTGATGCAAGATCGGACGAGCCGCAAACGCTTTATCGCTTTCGCGATACTATCTTGAACTCCCTTTCGGATTGCGTGGCAGCAATAAGACCCGGACAAGCGTTACGCGCCACACAAAACATGTTCCTAGTGTTGCCAAGTCTCAGGCAGGTCGATGGAATTGTTAGGAGATTTTGGTCGAGTGTCTATCGAACGGGTAAAGTACCGATGAACAAGTTATTTGTAGAAATGCTGGAAGCCGCTTATTATCGATGA
- the LOC114877376 gene encoding steroid hormone receptor ERR2 isoform X6 has protein sequence MVCMMSGAGIENMIGNNRTMANIKQEVENPTTPTQNYQVCSPTTTLQHQEVICGKMEVPPDYGGGGGSPGSPEMHHCSSTTQPLGTPEEGVKEEDMIPRRLCLVCGDVASGFHYGVASCEACKAFFKRTIQASNFTGNIEYTCPANGECEINKRRRKACQACRFQKCLRQGMLKEGVRLDRVRGGRQKYRRSTDPYTPVKTAPLEANVGTGASNEIINNKMLEALAACEPDMLQVSNLSQTLDTDQRVLGQLSDLYDRELVGIIGWAKQIPGFSGLALNDQMRLLQSTWAEILTFSLAWRSMPNNGRLRFAQDFTLDERLARECHCTELYTHCIQIVERLQRLGLTREEYYMLKALILANSDARSDEPQTLYRFRDTILNSLSDCVAAIRPGQALRATQNMFLVLPSLRQVDGIVRRFWSSVYRTGKVPMNKLFVEMLEAAYYR, from the exons GTGTGTATGATGTCCGGTGCCGGCATAGAAAATATGATCGGGAACAATAGAACTATGGCAAATATCAAGCAAGAAGTCGAGAATCCTACGACACCTACGCAAAACTATCAAGTTTGTTCACCGACCACCACTCTTCAACATCAAgag GTGATCTGCGGTAAAATGGAGGTGCCACCCGATTACGGCGGGGGTGGAGGTAGTCCCGGTAGCCCGGAAATGCATCACTGTTCGTCCACTACGCAGCCCTTAGGAACACCCGAG GAAGGTGTTAAAGAAGAGGACATGATACCAAGAAGGCTGTGCCTTGTTTGCGGGGACGTTGCGAGTGGGTTTCATTATGGGGTTGCGTCTTGCGAAGCGTGTAAGGCTTTCTTTAAAAGAACCATACAAG CGAGTAATTTCACAGGTAACATCGAGTACACGTGTCCGGCAAACGGTGAGTGCGAGATAAACAAGCGCAGAAGGAAAGCGTGTCAAGCTTGTAGGTTCCAAAAGTGCCTTCGACAAGGCATGTTGAAAGAGGGAGTCCGATTGGATCGTGTACGAGGAGGTAGACAAAAGTACAGAAGATCCACCGATCCTTACACACCGGTGAAGACAGCACCGTTGGAAG CAAACGTAGGAACAGGAGCTTCTAACGAAATAATAA ATAATAAAATGCTGGAGGCACTGGCTGCCTGTGAGCCCGATATGCTGCAAGTGTCCAATCTCTCTCAGACTCTTGATACGGATCAGAGAGTGCTCGGACAATTGTCCGATTTGTACGATCGGGAATTAGTTGGAATAATCG GTTGGGCAAAGCAGATCCCTGGATTCAGCGGTTTAGCGTTGAACGATCAGATGCGACTTTTGCAAAGCACGTGGGCCGAGATCTTGACGTTTAGTTTAGCGTGGAGAAGTATGCCTAATAATGGTAGATTAAGGTTTGCCCAAGACTTCACCCTGGACGAGAGACTCGCACGCGAATGTCATTGTACGGAGCTATACACGCAC TGTATTCAAATCGTTGAGAGGCTACAACGGTTAGGTTTGACCAGGGAAGAATATTACATGTTGAAAGCGTTGATACTGGCGAACAGTGATGCAAGATCGGACGAGCCGCAAACGCTTTATCGCTTTCGCGATACTATCTTGAACTCCCTTTCGGATTGCGTGGCAGCAATAAGACCCGGACAAGCGTTACGCGCCACACAAAACATGTTCCTAGTGTTGCCAAGTCTCAGGCAGGTCGATGGAATTGTTAGGAGATTTTGGTCGAGTGTCTATCGAACGGGTAAAGTACCGATGAACAAGTTATTTGTAGAAATGCTGGAAGCCGCTTATTATCGATGA
- the LOC114877376 gene encoding steroid hormone receptor ERR2 isoform X1 yields MHTYTHAALVLRNSTCIKCRRSWNLALLSILLDTSIIVKVCMMSGAGIENMIGNNRTMANIKQEVENPTTPTQNYQVCSPTTTLQHQEVICGKMEVPPDYGGGGGSPGSPEMHHCSSTTQPLGTPEEGVKEEDMIPRRLCLVCGDVASGFHYGVASCEACKAFFKRTIQASNFTGNIEYTCPANGECEINKRRRKACQACRFQKCLRQGMLKEGVRLDRVRGGRQKYRRSTDPYTPVKTAPLEANVGTGASNEIINNKMLEALAACEPDMLQVSNLSQTLDTDQRVLGQLSDLYDRELVGIIGWAKQIPGFSGLALNDQMRLLQSTWAEILTFSLAWRSMPNNGRLRFAQDFTLDERLARECHCTELYTHCIQIVERLQRLGLTREEYYMLKALILANSDARSDEPQTLYRFRDTILNSLSDCVAAIRPGQALRATQNMFLVLPSLRQVDGIVRRFWSSVYRTGKVPMNKLFVEMLEAAYYR; encoded by the exons GTGTGTATGATGTCCGGTGCCGGCATAGAAAATATGATCGGGAACAATAGAACTATGGCAAATATCAAGCAAGAAGTCGAGAATCCTACGACACCTACGCAAAACTATCAAGTTTGTTCACCGACCACCACTCTTCAACATCAAgag GTGATCTGCGGTAAAATGGAGGTGCCACCCGATTACGGCGGGGGTGGAGGTAGTCCCGGTAGCCCGGAAATGCATCACTGTTCGTCCACTACGCAGCCCTTAGGAACACCCGAG GAAGGTGTTAAAGAAGAGGACATGATACCAAGAAGGCTGTGCCTTGTTTGCGGGGACGTTGCGAGTGGGTTTCATTATGGGGTTGCGTCTTGCGAAGCGTGTAAGGCTTTCTTTAAAAGAACCATACAAG CGAGTAATTTCACAGGTAACATCGAGTACACGTGTCCGGCAAACGGTGAGTGCGAGATAAACAAGCGCAGAAGGAAAGCGTGTCAAGCTTGTAGGTTCCAAAAGTGCCTTCGACAAGGCATGTTGAAAGAGGGAGTCCGATTGGATCGTGTACGAGGAGGTAGACAAAAGTACAGAAGATCCACCGATCCTTACACACCGGTGAAGACAGCACCGTTGGAAG CAAACGTAGGAACAGGAGCTTCTAACGAAATAATAA ATAATAAAATGCTGGAGGCACTGGCTGCCTGTGAGCCCGATATGCTGCAAGTGTCCAATCTCTCTCAGACTCTTGATACGGATCAGAGAGTGCTCGGACAATTGTCCGATTTGTACGATCGGGAATTAGTTGGAATAATCG GTTGGGCAAAGCAGATCCCTGGATTCAGCGGTTTAGCGTTGAACGATCAGATGCGACTTTTGCAAAGCACGTGGGCCGAGATCTTGACGTTTAGTTTAGCGTGGAGAAGTATGCCTAATAATGGTAGATTAAGGTTTGCCCAAGACTTCACCCTGGACGAGAGACTCGCACGCGAATGTCATTGTACGGAGCTATACACGCAC TGTATTCAAATCGTTGAGAGGCTACAACGGTTAGGTTTGACCAGGGAAGAATATTACATGTTGAAAGCGTTGATACTGGCGAACAGTGATGCAAGATCGGACGAGCCGCAAACGCTTTATCGCTTTCGCGATACTATCTTGAACTCCCTTTCGGATTGCGTGGCAGCAATAAGACCCGGACAAGCGTTACGCGCCACACAAAACATGTTCCTAGTGTTGCCAAGTCTCAGGCAGGTCGATGGAATTGTTAGGAGATTTTGGTCGAGTGTCTATCGAACGGGTAAAGTACCGATGAACAAGTTATTTGTAGAAATGCTGGAAGCCGCTTATTATCGATGA
- the LOC114877376 gene encoding steroid hormone receptor ERR2 isoform X2 yields the protein MHTYTHAALVLRNSTCIKCRRSWNLALLSILLDTSIIVKVCMMSGAGIENMIGNNRTMANIKQEVENPTTPTQNYQVCSPTTTLQHQEVICGKMEVPPDYGGGGGSPGSPEMHHCSSTTQPLGTPEEGVKEEDMIPRRLCLVCGDVASGFHYGVASCEACKAFFKRTIQGNIEYTCPANGECEINKRRRKACQACRFQKCLRQGMLKEGVRLDRVRGGRQKYRRSTDPYTPVKTAPLEANVGTGASNEIINNKMLEALAACEPDMLQVSNLSQTLDTDQRVLGQLSDLYDRELVGIIGWAKQIPGFSGLALNDQMRLLQSTWAEILTFSLAWRSMPNNGRLRFAQDFTLDERLARECHCTELYTHCIQIVERLQRLGLTREEYYMLKALILANSDARSDEPQTLYRFRDTILNSLSDCVAAIRPGQALRATQNMFLVLPSLRQVDGIVRRFWSSVYRTGKVPMNKLFVEMLEAAYYR from the exons GTGTGTATGATGTCCGGTGCCGGCATAGAAAATATGATCGGGAACAATAGAACTATGGCAAATATCAAGCAAGAAGTCGAGAATCCTACGACACCTACGCAAAACTATCAAGTTTGTTCACCGACCACCACTCTTCAACATCAAgag GTGATCTGCGGTAAAATGGAGGTGCCACCCGATTACGGCGGGGGTGGAGGTAGTCCCGGTAGCCCGGAAATGCATCACTGTTCGTCCACTACGCAGCCCTTAGGAACACCCGAG GAAGGTGTTAAAGAAGAGGACATGATACCAAGAAGGCTGTGCCTTGTTTGCGGGGACGTTGCGAGTGGGTTTCATTATGGGGTTGCGTCTTGCGAAGCGTGTAAGGCTTTCTTTAAAAGAACCATACAAG GTAACATCGAGTACACGTGTCCGGCAAACGGTGAGTGCGAGATAAACAAGCGCAGAAGGAAAGCGTGTCAAGCTTGTAGGTTCCAAAAGTGCCTTCGACAAGGCATGTTGAAAGAGGGAGTCCGATTGGATCGTGTACGAGGAGGTAGACAAAAGTACAGAAGATCCACCGATCCTTACACACCGGTGAAGACAGCACCGTTGGAAG CAAACGTAGGAACAGGAGCTTCTAACGAAATAATAA ATAATAAAATGCTGGAGGCACTGGCTGCCTGTGAGCCCGATATGCTGCAAGTGTCCAATCTCTCTCAGACTCTTGATACGGATCAGAGAGTGCTCGGACAATTGTCCGATTTGTACGATCGGGAATTAGTTGGAATAATCG GTTGGGCAAAGCAGATCCCTGGATTCAGCGGTTTAGCGTTGAACGATCAGATGCGACTTTTGCAAAGCACGTGGGCCGAGATCTTGACGTTTAGTTTAGCGTGGAGAAGTATGCCTAATAATGGTAGATTAAGGTTTGCCCAAGACTTCACCCTGGACGAGAGACTCGCACGCGAATGTCATTGTACGGAGCTATACACGCAC TGTATTCAAATCGTTGAGAGGCTACAACGGTTAGGTTTGACCAGGGAAGAATATTACATGTTGAAAGCGTTGATACTGGCGAACAGTGATGCAAGATCGGACGAGCCGCAAACGCTTTATCGCTTTCGCGATACTATCTTGAACTCCCTTTCGGATTGCGTGGCAGCAATAAGACCCGGACAAGCGTTACGCGCCACACAAAACATGTTCCTAGTGTTGCCAAGTCTCAGGCAGGTCGATGGAATTGTTAGGAGATTTTGGTCGAGTGTCTATCGAACGGGTAAAGTACCGATGAACAAGTTATTTGTAGAAATGCTGGAAGCCGCTTATTATCGATGA
- the LOC114877376 gene encoding steroid hormone receptor ERR2 isoform X4 — MHTYTHAALVLRNSTCIKCRRSWNLALLSILLDTSIIVKVCMMSGAGIENMIGNNRTMANIKQEVENPTTPTQNYQVCSPTTTLQHQEVICGKMEVPPDYGGGGGSPGSPEMHHCSSTTQPLGTPEEGVKEEDMIPRRLCLVCGDVASGFHYGVASCEACKAFFKRTIQGNIEYTCPANGECEINKRRRKACQACRFQKCLRQGMLKEGVRLDRVRGGRQKYRRSTDPYTPVKTAPLEDNKMLEALAACEPDMLQVSNLSQTLDTDQRVLGQLSDLYDRELVGIIGWAKQIPGFSGLALNDQMRLLQSTWAEILTFSLAWRSMPNNGRLRFAQDFTLDERLARECHCTELYTHCIQIVERLQRLGLTREEYYMLKALILANSDARSDEPQTLYRFRDTILNSLSDCVAAIRPGQALRATQNMFLVLPSLRQVDGIVRRFWSSVYRTGKVPMNKLFVEMLEAAYYR, encoded by the exons GTGTGTATGATGTCCGGTGCCGGCATAGAAAATATGATCGGGAACAATAGAACTATGGCAAATATCAAGCAAGAAGTCGAGAATCCTACGACACCTACGCAAAACTATCAAGTTTGTTCACCGACCACCACTCTTCAACATCAAgag GTGATCTGCGGTAAAATGGAGGTGCCACCCGATTACGGCGGGGGTGGAGGTAGTCCCGGTAGCCCGGAAATGCATCACTGTTCGTCCACTACGCAGCCCTTAGGAACACCCGAG GAAGGTGTTAAAGAAGAGGACATGATACCAAGAAGGCTGTGCCTTGTTTGCGGGGACGTTGCGAGTGGGTTTCATTATGGGGTTGCGTCTTGCGAAGCGTGTAAGGCTTTCTTTAAAAGAACCATACAAG GTAACATCGAGTACACGTGTCCGGCAAACGGTGAGTGCGAGATAAACAAGCGCAGAAGGAAAGCGTGTCAAGCTTGTAGGTTCCAAAAGTGCCTTCGACAAGGCATGTTGAAAGAGGGAGTCCGATTGGATCGTGTACGAGGAGGTAGACAAAAGTACAGAAGATCCACCGATCCTTACACACCGGTGAAGACAGCACCGTTGGAAG ATAATAAAATGCTGGAGGCACTGGCTGCCTGTGAGCCCGATATGCTGCAAGTGTCCAATCTCTCTCAGACTCTTGATACGGATCAGAGAGTGCTCGGACAATTGTCCGATTTGTACGATCGGGAATTAGTTGGAATAATCG GTTGGGCAAAGCAGATCCCTGGATTCAGCGGTTTAGCGTTGAACGATCAGATGCGACTTTTGCAAAGCACGTGGGCCGAGATCTTGACGTTTAGTTTAGCGTGGAGAAGTATGCCTAATAATGGTAGATTAAGGTTTGCCCAAGACTTCACCCTGGACGAGAGACTCGCACGCGAATGTCATTGTACGGAGCTATACACGCAC TGTATTCAAATCGTTGAGAGGCTACAACGGTTAGGTTTGACCAGGGAAGAATATTACATGTTGAAAGCGTTGATACTGGCGAACAGTGATGCAAGATCGGACGAGCCGCAAACGCTTTATCGCTTTCGCGATACTATCTTGAACTCCCTTTCGGATTGCGTGGCAGCAATAAGACCCGGACAAGCGTTACGCGCCACACAAAACATGTTCCTAGTGTTGCCAAGTCTCAGGCAGGTCGATGGAATTGTTAGGAGATTTTGGTCGAGTGTCTATCGAACGGGTAAAGTACCGATGAACAAGTTATTTGTAGAAATGCTGGAAGCCGCTTATTATCGATGA
- the LOC114877376 gene encoding steroid hormone receptor ERR2 isoform X3, with translation MHTYTHAALVLRNSTCIKCRRSWNLALLSILLDTSIIVKVCMMSGAGIENMIGNNRTMANIKQEVENPTTPTQNYQVCSPTTTLQHQEVICGKMEVPPDYGGGGGSPGSPEMHHCSSTTQPLGTPEEGVKEEDMIPRRLCLVCGDVASGFHYGVASCEACKAFFKRTIQASNFTGNIEYTCPANGECEINKRRRKACQACRFQKCLRQGMLKEGVRLDRVRGGRQKYRRSTDPYTPVKTAPLEDNKMLEALAACEPDMLQVSNLSQTLDTDQRVLGQLSDLYDRELVGIIGWAKQIPGFSGLALNDQMRLLQSTWAEILTFSLAWRSMPNNGRLRFAQDFTLDERLARECHCTELYTHCIQIVERLQRLGLTREEYYMLKALILANSDARSDEPQTLYRFRDTILNSLSDCVAAIRPGQALRATQNMFLVLPSLRQVDGIVRRFWSSVYRTGKVPMNKLFVEMLEAAYYR, from the exons GTGTGTATGATGTCCGGTGCCGGCATAGAAAATATGATCGGGAACAATAGAACTATGGCAAATATCAAGCAAGAAGTCGAGAATCCTACGACACCTACGCAAAACTATCAAGTTTGTTCACCGACCACCACTCTTCAACATCAAgag GTGATCTGCGGTAAAATGGAGGTGCCACCCGATTACGGCGGGGGTGGAGGTAGTCCCGGTAGCCCGGAAATGCATCACTGTTCGTCCACTACGCAGCCCTTAGGAACACCCGAG GAAGGTGTTAAAGAAGAGGACATGATACCAAGAAGGCTGTGCCTTGTTTGCGGGGACGTTGCGAGTGGGTTTCATTATGGGGTTGCGTCTTGCGAAGCGTGTAAGGCTTTCTTTAAAAGAACCATACAAG CGAGTAATTTCACAGGTAACATCGAGTACACGTGTCCGGCAAACGGTGAGTGCGAGATAAACAAGCGCAGAAGGAAAGCGTGTCAAGCTTGTAGGTTCCAAAAGTGCCTTCGACAAGGCATGTTGAAAGAGGGAGTCCGATTGGATCGTGTACGAGGAGGTAGACAAAAGTACAGAAGATCCACCGATCCTTACACACCGGTGAAGACAGCACCGTTGGAAG ATAATAAAATGCTGGAGGCACTGGCTGCCTGTGAGCCCGATATGCTGCAAGTGTCCAATCTCTCTCAGACTCTTGATACGGATCAGAGAGTGCTCGGACAATTGTCCGATTTGTACGATCGGGAATTAGTTGGAATAATCG GTTGGGCAAAGCAGATCCCTGGATTCAGCGGTTTAGCGTTGAACGATCAGATGCGACTTTTGCAAAGCACGTGGGCCGAGATCTTGACGTTTAGTTTAGCGTGGAGAAGTATGCCTAATAATGGTAGATTAAGGTTTGCCCAAGACTTCACCCTGGACGAGAGACTCGCACGCGAATGTCATTGTACGGAGCTATACACGCAC TGTATTCAAATCGTTGAGAGGCTACAACGGTTAGGTTTGACCAGGGAAGAATATTACATGTTGAAAGCGTTGATACTGGCGAACAGTGATGCAAGATCGGACGAGCCGCAAACGCTTTATCGCTTTCGCGATACTATCTTGAACTCCCTTTCGGATTGCGTGGCAGCAATAAGACCCGGACAAGCGTTACGCGCCACACAAAACATGTTCCTAGTGTTGCCAAGTCTCAGGCAGGTCGATGGAATTGTTAGGAGATTTTGGTCGAGTGTCTATCGAACGGGTAAAGTACCGATGAACAAGTTATTTGTAGAAATGCTGGAAGCCGCTTATTATCGATGA